From Corvus moneduloides isolate bCorMon1 chromosome 2, bCorMon1.pri, whole genome shotgun sequence, one genomic window encodes:
- the SIK1 gene encoding serine/threonine-protein kinase SIK1, with amino-acid sequence MVIMSEFASAPAAAHGQQRPLRVGFYDIERTLGKGNFAVVKLARHRVTKTQVAIKIIDKTRLDPSNLEKIYREVQIMKLLNHPHIIKLYQVMETKDMLYIVTEFAKNGEMFDHLTSNGHLSESEARKKFWQILSAVEYCHSHHIVHRDLKTENLLLDANMNIKLADFGFGNFYKSGEPLSTWCGSPPYAAPEVFEGKEYEGPHLDIWSLGVVLYVLVCGSLPFDGPNLPTLRQRVLEGRFRIPYFMSEDCETLIRRMLVVDPTKRITISQIKQHRWMQADPSLQQQQSLSFSMQNYNSNLGDYNEQVLGIMQTLGIDRQRTIESLQNSSYNHFAAIYYLLLERLKEYRSSQVSTRPAAGRQPRPRSSEITNTEMPQDSLTSETLRSSLLYQQPQSLIQPSLQAEMDCDISNPLQPVFFPVDTNFNGLFRNRSISPNSLLETTISEEVRQEKELEDEIKAYDHPICIPSNTSRRHTLAEVTTHFYQHVPPCIVISSSASPTEGTSSDSCLTSSSNDSSVALSSCLAGQVMTGSPATARMTSPFLASQSDAPVLQAQGCMGGASLLPVSFQEGRRASDTSLTQGLKAFRQQLRKNARAKGFLGLNKIKGFARQVCQSSSSRAARSAMSPFQHTQPNTCMYSSSGSSREGRSLLEEVLQQQRMLQFQHHQLLQTACPQTSQTSAASGIPSSDGPGTCKASNSILLSELQRENSFELAFAGSSQLLQPHFFGVSVSPVSSAAHLLDTHLYISSSVPPLAATFSPQQSFSAPSPSYDAVTLQHGDCEMEDLTSSQLGKFVLVK; translated from the exons ATGGTGATCATGTCCGAGTTCGCCTCGGCGCCCGCGGCCGCGCACGGCCAGCAGCGGCCCCTGCGAGTCGGCTTCTACGACATCGAGAGGACCCTGGGGAAAGGCAATTTCGCCGTGGTCAAGCTGGCCCGGCACAGGGTGACCAAAACGCAG gttgcaataaaaataatagacaAAACAAGGTTAGATCCAAGCAACCTGGAGAAGATTTATAGAGAAGTTCAGATAATGAAGCTTTTGAATCATCCCCACATTATCAAGTTATATCAG GTTATGGAGACAAAGGATATGCTGTATATTGTTACTGAGTTTGCAAAGAATGGAGAAATGTTTG ATCACCTGACCTCCAATGGGCACTTGAGCGAGAGCGAAGCGCGGAAGAAGTTCTGGCAGATTCTCTCAGCGGTGGAATATTGTCACAGCCACCACATTGTGCACAGGGATCTCAAAACAGAGAACCTCCTGCTAGATGCTAACATGAATATCAAATTAGCAG ACTTTGGCTTTGGAAACTTCTACAAGTCGGGAGAGCCCCTCTCCACTTGGTGTGGAAGCCCACCCTACGCAGCTCCAGAAGTTTTTGAAGGCAAAGAATACGAAGGACCTCACCTTGATATATGG AGCCTTGGGGTGGTTCTGTATGTCCTTGTCTGCGGTTCTCTGCCTTTTGATGGACCCAATTTACCAACCCTGAGGCAGAGAGTGCTGGAGGGGCGGTTCCGCATCCCGTACTTCATGTCtgaag ACTGTGAAACACTAATCCGACGGATGCTGGTTGTGGACCCAACCAAGCGGATAACCATCTCCCAAATAAAGCAGCACAGGTGGATGCAGGCTGACCCctcccttcagcagcagcagtcctTGTCCTTCTCCATGCAAAACTACAACTCCAACCTGGGCGACTACAACGAGCAGGTCCTCGGGATCATGCAAACCCTTGGCATTGACAGGCAGAGGACTATAGAG tctctgcagaacagcagctaCAACCATTTTGCTGCCATTTATTACCTGCTCCTGGAGCGCCTCAAGGAGTACCGGAGCAGCCAGGTGTCCACTCGGCCGGCAGCCGGCCGGCAGCCGCGGCCCAGGAGCTCCGAGATCACCAACACTGAG ATGCCTCAGGACAGTCTCACTAGTGAAACCCTTCGATCATCTCTGCTTTACCAGCAACCTCAGAGCCTGATTCAGCCATCCTTGCAGGCTGAAATGGACTGTGACATAAGCAACCCATTACAG CCTGTGTTCTTCCCTGTGGATACCAACTTCAACGGGCTCTTCCGGAACCGCTCCATCTCCCCAAACAGCCTGCTGGAGACCACCATCAGTGAGGAAGTGAGGCaagagaaggagctggaggatgaAATTAAGGCATATGACCACCCCATCTGCATCCCCAGCAACACCAGCAGGAGGCACACCCTGGCTGAAGTGACCACCCATTTCTACCAGCACGTCCCTCCAT GTATAGtcatttcctcctctgccagccccacagaggGAACTAGTTCAGACAGCTGCCTTACTTCATCTTCAAATGACAGCTCAGTGGCCCTGAGCAGCTGTTTGGCAGGTCAAGTAATGACGGGGAGCCCGGCCACAGCGAGGATGACGTCGCCTTTCCTCGCTTCCCAGTCTGACGCTCCCGTGTTACAAGCCCAGGGCTGCATGGGAGGTGCTTCTCTCCTGCCTGTCAGCTTCCAAGAAGGAAGGAGAGCATCTGATACCTCATTAACTCAAG GCTTGAAGGCTTTTAGGCAGCAGCTGCGGAAGAATGCTCGAGCCAAGGGGTTTCTCGGCTTGAATAAAATCAAAGGCTTTGCTCGGCAGGTGTGTCAGTCCTCCTCCTCTCGGGCAGCAAGGAGTGCCATGAGCCCTttccagcacacacagcccaACACCTGCATgtacagcagcagtgggagcagcagagaggggagaagCCTCCtggaggaggtgctgcagcagcagag AATGCTCCAGTTCCAGCATCACCAACTACTCCAAACAGCTTGTCCCCAGACTTCCCAGACATCTGCAGCAAGTGGCATCCCCTCCTCTGACGGGCCAGGTACCTGCAAAGCCTCCAACTCCATTCTGCTGTCAGAGCTGCAAAGAGAGAACTCGTTTGAGCTGGcctttgctggcagcagccaacTGCTCCAACCTCATTTCTTTGGCGTGAGCGTGTCTCCGGTGTCGTCGGCCGCTCACCTGCTGGACACTCACCTGTACATCAGCAGCAGCGTCCCCCCGCTCGCCGCCACCTTCTCCCCGCAGCAGAGCTTCTCCGCGCCGTCCCCGAGCTACGACGCCGTCACTCTGCAGCACGGGGACTGTGAGATGGAGGACCTGACTTCCAGCCAGCTGGGGAAGTTTGTGCTGGTCAAGTGA